A region of Paraburkholderia sp. BL23I1N1 DNA encodes the following proteins:
- a CDS encoding IS4 family transposase, which yields MARTEATLPGGARLADYLAVGYLALNCSLGQVKEALTKCGVQTRVRRDMPREVLVYFVMAMCLYPRVAYEEVFRLVIEGLRRIYGDQVRDAQVSKAAISQGRARLGWQVMRELFARQAAQHPRTAGGDYAGYRVMSVDGSTLDVPDEKANAQAFGYAQGGRGEAAYPQIRFVALAECATHALCEVQMGGVCEHSEQALTRQLFPAFSDDMLVLADRLFYGYDMWRDAVATGAKLLWRVKSNLRLPCEVPLADGSYLSTVYASDTDRRHQCNGMQVRVIEYCLEGVPDAEPQYRLITNLLDAAVAPAIELAALYHRRWKIEEMFDEIKTHLCDGKKVLRSKTPDLVRQEFYALMLTHAAIRRLMYEAAQDSGQHPEDLSFVHAVRVLNRRLPEAAAVPP from the coding sequence ATGGCAAGAACGGAAGCAACGCTGCCAGGCGGGGCGCGGCTCGCGGACTATCTGGCGGTGGGGTATCTGGCGCTGAACTGCTCCCTGGGACAGGTCAAGGAGGCGCTCACGAAGTGCGGCGTGCAGACGCGCGTGCGCCGCGACATGCCGCGTGAAGTGCTGGTGTATTTCGTGATGGCGATGTGCCTGTATCCGCGCGTGGCCTATGAGGAAGTGTTTCGTCTGGTGATCGAGGGACTGCGGCGCATCTACGGCGACCAGGTACGCGACGCGCAGGTCAGCAAGGCGGCGATCTCGCAGGGTCGCGCACGCCTGGGATGGCAGGTGATGCGCGAGCTGTTCGCCCGGCAGGCGGCGCAACACCCACGAACCGCAGGCGGCGACTATGCGGGCTATCGGGTCATGAGCGTGGACGGCTCCACGCTGGATGTGCCCGATGAGAAGGCCAATGCGCAAGCGTTCGGATATGCGCAGGGAGGGCGCGGTGAGGCCGCGTATCCGCAGATTCGCTTCGTAGCGCTGGCCGAATGTGCGACGCACGCGCTGTGTGAGGTCCAGATGGGCGGGGTATGCGAGCACAGCGAACAGGCGCTCACACGCCAGCTGTTTCCGGCATTCTCGGACGACATGCTGGTGCTGGCCGATCGCCTGTTCTATGGCTATGACATGTGGCGCGACGCGGTGGCCACCGGAGCGAAGCTGCTGTGGCGCGTGAAGTCGAATTTGCGGCTGCCGTGCGAAGTGCCGCTGGCAGATGGTTCGTACCTGAGCACTGTCTATGCCAGTGACACCGACAGGCGACACCAGTGCAACGGCATGCAGGTGCGGGTCATCGAGTATTGCCTGGAAGGTGTGCCTGATGCCGAGCCGCAGTATCGCCTGATCACCAATCTGCTGGACGCAGCGGTGGCGCCTGCCATAGAACTCGCGGCGCTGTACCACCGGCGCTGGAAAATAGAAGAGATGTTTGACGAGATCAAGACACATCTGTGCGACGGCAAGAAGGTGCTGCGTAGCAAGACGCCTGATCTGGTCCGTCAGGAGTTCTATGCGTTAATGCTTACCCACGCGGCGATCCGTCGACTGATGTATGAGGCTGCCCAGGACAGCGGGCAGCACCCGGAAGACTTATCGTTCGTTCATGCCGTACGCGTGTTGAACCGACGCCTGCCCGAGGCGGCGGCCGTTCCCCCCTGA